Within the Siniperca chuatsi isolate FFG_IHB_CAS linkage group LG18, ASM2008510v1, whole genome shotgun sequence genome, the region TCGTTCGTCACACAAAATGTTCTGTAGCTGTGTCATGGAAACTTGATTGACACCTTACTCTCTtcatgggggtggggggttgtcCGTGTCGTCGTCACCCGCCcacccccttcctcctcccctccaggCGTCAGTGACGTGCAGATAGGAAGCGGGACCTACCCTCCCGTCGCCATTTTTCGGTCTCGTACTTGCACTTCTGGTGGCTCGGGTGAGGGGGGGGACGAGCAGAAATAAGGgaaagtataaaatatataatcgTTAAGCCGGGATCCCTCGTGAGCAGTCATAGCACGCGAGAGCTACAGTATAACGTACTGGTTCCTGAGATGCACGCGCAGGAGACGAGCCGCTgctgtgaaatatttttttgtgtgaagaCGTGTTGCGGGCCGCCATTTTTTTGCCGTGCTGCCTCAAAAGTCTGCTCCGACTCGAGAAAGGGAATTCAAAAACGCATTTCCATGACGTGTGCCTTACCATAAGATCAAGAAGATACAAACTAATCATTTCGTTTCCGACCCGCGGCTACTGGCAACCTTTAGCAGACATGAGGATTTAACAGATGAAAAGCTGAGGCCACCTTTTCCGTTCTCGTAACTGACACTGACTGGAGGAGATACGTTATTAGAAGAGAAGCCTGGTGTTTTATCGGAAGGCGGAACGAAAAAGGGAAGCTTTATTGATTTGGTGCTTCGGTCTTCGTCGATGTTTGTCTGTcgtaagtttttattttttaattttgattgctCAAACAATCACTCAGCATTTGACTGCTGAACAGAGGCACCACATTATGCTCCAAAGTTGGATCAAGCCAGTCGCAGCCTGTCTCTGAAAACGTCaggttgtttatgtttttgggtGGTAATTTTTTAAAGCCGAGGTCTCCGGAGCCTGCAGCGTTTGTGCAGAAGTCACTCGAAAACCTCTCAGGGCGACGAATGCCCTGCCCTGCATCTTCCAAATCCTCCAATTTGCTGTGATTGGCCAATTCCAACCACGCATACACGTTTTAACTTATTATCTAGTCTGTTTTgtaatttcctttttcttatttGTAGACCGattttaacttatttttgaACAGACATGTCAACTGCTCGGTTTGATTCATCTGATCGGTCCGCCTGGTATTTTGGACCCGTGTCACGACAAGAGGCACAGAATAGGTTACAAGGACAGAGACATGGCATGTTTCTTGTTCGAGACTCGTCGACGTGCCCCGGCGACTACGTGCTGTCAGTATCTGAAAACTCCAAAGTGTCTCACTATATCATCAACTCTTTGCCCAGCAAGAGGTTTAAGATAGGCGACCAAGAGTTTGAGCACCTCCCTGCTCTCCTGGAGTTCTACAAAATCCACTACCTGGATACGACCACGCTGATAGAGCCAGCCCCCAGGTAGGAAATTTACCCAATACCCCTCCACTAACTACCAAGATGTACACCATTATAAAATACCATAACACCTGGGCCTCTTAAATACATTCTAGGTTAACTAGGTTGTCTATTTTTATCAAAACTAACCCACTTTAAGTCAGACTGCAGTACCCTGCAGATATGCCATGAAGCATCCTGTTTGCCACATTTAAAACTGACTGGTGGAGCACTATCACCACACATCcagtttactgtttttattaagGCTTGGCCCTCCAACACACCagtttggaaaaataaacaatcaCCAGCCAAGATGCTGGTAAAGTTTGTGGTTTGTGTACTCTATTAGTAATGTTTGCTGACAGCCATAACTCTAACTAACTAGATATTACATTTTGCTACTTGATCACTGATTactatttgttgttgtttttttttttgtcattctaTAAATCTTGCTCCAAGACACTGGATACTAAGATGGGTATTGAGATAGTTTTTTATTTAAGCCTTTTTGCCAATTActttgcatacagtatataagtaAACGTTCATGTGCAAGTGTTCCTTGGAGAGGCACAtgtaaatcacattttcacaaatgtaaattgGGCCCTTTGACCTAACATCAGCTTATATTGAACACCattcaacaaaacagaaactgatGCATGAAGGAAACCTGACcctgatttcattttcattatcaacttGACAGTGACCTTCTTTTTATGGTAACTACATTATGTCTCCTTCCTTTGCCTCATTATTATAATCTCTCAAGGTACCCAAGCACAGTGAGTTGTCCCATCCAGCCCATTGGTGGCCCAGAGGAGAACCTGGAGTATGTGCGGACTCTATATGACTTCACTGGCAGTGATGCAGAGGACCTTCCCTTCAAGAAGGGGGAGATCCTTATCATCCTGGAGAAGCCAGAGGAGCAGTGGTGGAGCGCCAAGAGTAAAGAGGGACGTGTCGGGATGATCCCTGTGCCCTATGTGGAGAAATTAGTACGACCTTCACCTCACCCTGGCCAGCCTTCCCATGGATCTCGCAACTCCAACAGCTATGGAATCCCTGAGCCCTCCCACGCCCTCGTCCACGCCTATGCCCAGCCCCAGACACCTTCGCCATTGCCTCCTGGAACACCTGGAGCAGTTATCACCCCACTACCATCCATGCAGAATGGCCCCGTCATGGCAAAGGCCATCCAGAAACGAGTGCCATGCGCCTATGACAAAACAGCTCTTGCTCTAGAGGTATTATAAAGTGGGATTTCACTTTATCCCCctatttttttctataaaatgtcctttgtcttttctctttccctcaccTCTTGTCCCTGCCTTTCTAGGAAATCACATTGACTTCACTTGCTGTGTAAAGTTCTGCTTTAATTGATTGCTGCTTTTGTTAGAGGTTAAGTATTGTAGTCAACATTGAACTGTTTTGGTGTTTATGAAGTGGGTcaaatactgaatgtaaattCTGGAGACAAGATTTGAACTAACTTACTTCTGGTTCAAATTAGGTAACATTACCATGCACAAAAATCCTT harbors:
- the crkl gene encoding crk-like protein produces the protein MFVCHMSTARFDSSDRSAWYFGPVSRQEAQNRLQGQRHGMFLVRDSSTCPGDYVLSVSENSKVSHYIINSLPSKRFKIGDQEFEHLPALLEFYKIHYLDTTTLIEPAPRYPSTVSCPIQPIGGPEENLEYVRTLYDFTGSDAEDLPFKKGEILIILEKPEEQWWSAKSKEGRVGMIPVPYVEKLVRPSPHPGQPSHGSRNSNSYGIPEPSHALVHAYAQPQTPSPLPPGTPGAVITPLPSMQNGPVMAKAIQKRVPCAYDKTALALEVGDIVKVTRMNISGQWEGEVNGRRGLFPFTHVKIIDPQNPDESD